One window from the genome of Bdellovibrio sp. NC01 encodes:
- a CDS encoding TCR/Tet family MFS transporter, with translation MTTTTQRAASVRFIFATIFLDALGIGLLIPVFPEVIRRFGHNPEFVNHYYGYFISVYALMQFLASPILGSLSDRFGRRPVLLVSLLGAGLDYILMALAPTMGLLFAGRIVSGLTGASMTVASSYMADISDDSNRSANFGMIGAAFGLGFIVGPGLGGLLGDYSHQAPFIAAAVLNLLNFAFGYFILPESLDAEHRRDIHISKLNPFKSILKVLKPSSAMGVLVWIYLLLYLAGQSHPSVWTLYTQYKFKWSALQVGLSLSMVGLMVAVGQGYLTRIIIPKIGEETSVKLGTWINFISLAGYALAPEEWMIWAILPLIALSGVAGPALQSLISKNTPPQEQGELQGSLISIASLTAIVGPLLYTDLFARYTAADNPVHMPGAPYLAAAGFCVICLILVYVAKAKGAHE, from the coding sequence CGACGACGACTCAACGTGCCGCTAGTGTGCGTTTTATCTTTGCGACTATTTTCTTAGACGCGCTTGGCATTGGTTTGCTGATTCCCGTATTTCCTGAAGTGATTCGCCGCTTTGGCCACAATCCAGAATTTGTAAATCACTACTATGGTTACTTTATCTCTGTGTATGCATTGATGCAGTTTTTGGCTTCACCGATTTTGGGTTCACTGTCAGATCGTTTTGGTCGTCGTCCTGTGTTACTTGTTTCCCTTTTGGGAGCAGGTCTTGATTACATCTTAATGGCACTGGCGCCGACGATGGGTCTTTTGTTTGCTGGACGTATTGTTTCCGGTTTAACGGGCGCAAGTATGACAGTCGCAAGTTCGTACATGGCCGATATTTCTGACGACAGCAATCGTTCTGCAAATTTCGGAATGATCGGTGCAGCTTTTGGTTTAGGTTTCATCGTAGGACCTGGGCTTGGAGGTTTGTTGGGCGATTACAGTCATCAAGCTCCGTTCATCGCCGCTGCCGTTTTGAATTTACTTAACTTCGCGTTTGGTTATTTCATTTTACCGGAATCATTAGATGCAGAACATCGTCGTGATATTCACATCAGTAAATTGAATCCATTCAAATCCATCTTGAAAGTTTTGAAACCATCTTCAGCGATGGGTGTGTTGGTGTGGATTTATTTGTTGTTGTATCTTGCGGGGCAATCGCATCCAAGCGTGTGGACGTTGTATACGCAGTACAAATTTAAGTGGTCCGCGTTGCAAGTGGGTCTATCACTTTCGATGGTGGGTTTGATGGTCGCGGTGGGGCAAGGTTATCTGACTCGAATTATCATTCCAAAAATCGGCGAAGAAACTTCGGTGAAACTTGGGACCTGGATTAACTTTATCAGTCTTGCGGGTTACGCTTTAGCTCCTGAAGAATGGATGATTTGGGCGATCTTACCGTTGATTGCACTATCAGGTGTTGCCGGTCCTGCGTTACAGTCTTTGATTTCTAAAAATACTCCGCCTCAAGAGCAAGGGGAGTTGCAAGGTTCATTGATTTCTATCGCTAGTTTAACTGCGATTGTCGGGCCGTTGCTTTATACCGATTTATTTGCACGTTATACTGCTGCGGATAATCCTGTGCATATGCCAGGGGCCCCTTATCTGGCAGCCGCCGGATTCTGCGTCATCTGTTTGATTTTAGTGTATGTCGCAAAAGCAAAAGGAGCCCACGAATAG
- a CDS encoding triacylglycerol lipase, producing the protein MKTTAQFPITALVSTLSFVLAPPVHAKQINSMDRSTERRLLGPHYEGRLVPVETDSHAQALTDADPMILVHGMSGSAQNFVNLLPAVQKISQYQLFYFAYDDLHRSLKRSALELARGIRKLRSPRVTILAHSMGGLVTREALNLLAKSAQPEFLPEIHVIAIDSPWHGGSSRNCDMKGSRIDNFVELFLPAAVADMRSCSDFFKGLYATELPEKFSTTLFFAEEGDQAWDYSEGPLRMIPQKIADHYNTGKDVSGTLAEMHFWKALKSSSQYTYFEVSLMTLSKDQKLTAEMVKKELQTFFPRLPGDHTTVLAPHPQRKMDLPKYLDQIL; encoded by the coding sequence ATGAAAACGACGGCACAATTTCCAATTACTGCTTTAGTCTCGACATTAAGCTTTGTCCTTGCACCACCGGTGCATGCAAAGCAAATCAACTCTATGGATCGCAGCACAGAACGACGCTTGCTGGGACCTCACTACGAGGGACGCTTGGTTCCGGTTGAAACCGACAGCCACGCGCAAGCACTGACAGACGCAGATCCGATGATCCTAGTTCACGGGATGTCAGGCTCAGCACAGAACTTCGTGAACTTGCTGCCGGCTGTGCAAAAAATTTCTCAATATCAATTATTTTATTTCGCTTATGACGATCTTCACCGTTCGTTAAAACGCTCAGCCCTTGAGCTTGCTCGCGGTATTCGTAAACTGCGCTCGCCGCGTGTGACGATCCTTGCACACAGCATGGGTGGTTTGGTGACTCGTGAAGCTTTGAACCTTTTGGCCAAGTCTGCACAACCTGAATTTTTGCCTGAAATTCATGTCATCGCGATCGATTCGCCTTGGCATGGTGGCAGTTCACGCAACTGCGACATGAAAGGGTCTCGCATTGATAACTTTGTCGAGTTATTCTTGCCAGCAGCTGTTGCTGATATGCGCTCCTGCTCTGATTTCTTTAAAGGTCTTTACGCGACCGAGTTGCCAGAAAAATTCTCGACAACTTTGTTCTTCGCAGAAGAAGGCGATCAAGCTTGGGATTATTCGGAAGGTCCTCTTCGCATGATCCCGCAAAAAATTGCCGATCACTACAACACCGGCAAAGACGTCAGTGGAACTTTGGCAGAGATGCACTTTTGGAAAGCGTTGAAAAGTTCATCGCAGTACACGTACTTCGAAGTCAGTCTGATGACTCTTTCAAAAGATCAAAAGCTAACGGCAGAGATGGTAAAAAAAGAATTGCAAACATTCTTCCCACGTCTGCCAGGCGACCATACGACGGTCTTAGCACCCCATCCACAACGCAAAATGGATTTGCCAAAGTATCTGGATCAAATTCTTTAA
- the hflX gene encoding GTPase HflX, which produces MSTHSTQAKTLKAVLVGVQLGRTTDQELNSSLDELSRLVTTLGYDVIGRMSQRRSSTKGAAVLGDGKLQELSEWTGGTGKVAAMFVKKKHKAAMRFNLNTDEFEEVVEEDFVEEAESDSDLESSSAKPKETADIVIFDCDLSPSQLRNLESATGASVLDRTGVIIEIFSRHARTRAARLQVEIARLTYVAPRIREVGALEDRQGGGGGKGAGESSIELDRRKIRDRIKELKTELGAIGQEHLTRRSRRAQENCVALVGYTNAGKSSLMRAMTGSEVLVADKLFATLDTTVRSLHPETQPKILLSDTVGFIKKLPHDLVASFKSTLDEAHNASLLLYVVDSSDPSFRSQLEVTKKVLAEVGVEETPSFLILNKRDRLSVEEAEALKQEFPEAIQLSTRDPQDLADLRARLVDFFEEDMVDEDIIVPYKIQNGIMGEIRNRVKVLSESYDGTGVKIHARGAPEDFARIRSKMKELILDLE; this is translated from the coding sequence ATGAGTACACATTCAACCCAAGCAAAAACTTTGAAAGCTGTCCTAGTTGGTGTGCAACTGGGCCGCACGACAGATCAGGAACTCAACAGTTCACTTGATGAACTGTCACGTCTTGTGACGACCTTGGGTTATGATGTTATCGGCCGTATGTCACAACGTCGCTCTTCAACAAAGGGCGCTGCGGTTCTGGGCGATGGTAAGTTGCAGGAACTTTCTGAATGGACTGGTGGCACTGGTAAAGTGGCTGCGATGTTTGTTAAGAAAAAACATAAAGCAGCAATGCGCTTCAATCTTAACACCGACGAATTCGAAGAAGTTGTTGAAGAAGATTTCGTTGAAGAAGCGGAAAGCGATTCCGATCTTGAATCGTCTTCGGCAAAACCAAAAGAAACAGCCGATATCGTTATTTTCGACTGTGATCTTTCACCATCACAATTACGTAACTTGGAAAGTGCGACAGGTGCATCGGTTCTTGATCGTACTGGTGTGATCATTGAAATCTTCAGTCGCCATGCGCGTACACGTGCCGCTCGTTTGCAGGTCGAGATTGCTCGCCTGACTTACGTGGCTCCGCGTATTCGTGAAGTGGGCGCACTGGAAGATCGCCAAGGCGGTGGTGGCGGTAAAGGTGCCGGTGAATCCAGCATTGAGCTTGATCGTCGTAAAATCCGCGATCGCATTAAAGAACTTAAAACTGAATTGGGCGCCATCGGCCAAGAACATCTGACAAGACGTTCACGCCGTGCTCAGGAAAATTGTGTGGCCCTTGTTGGTTACACGAATGCTGGTAAGTCATCGCTTATGCGTGCAATGACTGGCAGTGAAGTTTTAGTGGCCGATAAATTGTTTGCGACTCTTGATACGACGGTGCGCTCGCTACATCCTGAAACGCAGCCTAAGATTTTGTTATCAGATACTGTTGGCTTTATTAAAAAGCTTCCGCATGATCTGGTGGCATCATTTAAATCAACTTTGGATGAAGCCCACAATGCTTCGTTGCTACTTTATGTGGTGGATTCTTCCGATCCGTCATTCCGTTCACAACTGGAAGTCACTAAGAAGGTTCTTGCCGAAGTCGGCGTTGAAGAGACTCCAAGCTTCTTGATTCTGAATAAACGCGATCGTTTGTCGGTGGAAGAAGCAGAAGCGTTGAAACAGGAATTCCCTGAAGCGATTCAACTTTCAACTCGTGATCCACAAGATCTTGCAGATCTTCGTGCACGTTTGGTTGATTTCTTTGAAGAAGATATGGTCGATGAGGACATCATCGTACCGTACAAGATTCAAAACGGCATCATGGGCGAAATCCGCAATCGTGTTAAAGTTTTGTCAGAGTCTTACGACGGGACTGGTGTCAAAATTCATGCGCGCGGTGCTCCTGAAGACTTCGCAAGAATTCGCAGCAAAATGAAAGAGCTTATCCTCGATCTAGAATGA
- a CDS encoding DEAD/DEAH box helicase, with amino-acid sequence MQTTKFTDLPLIEPLQKAVAESGYTNPTPIQIQSIPHLLEGRDLLGSAQTGTGKTAAFALPMLQTLYKNHRRPEPKHPRALILSPTRELAIQIHESFKTYGKHIRMRYSVIFGGVNQGPQTKELAAGVDVLIATPGRLLDLIQQKYVHLNKLEVFVLDEADRMLDMGFLPDIRKIVQLLPAQRQNLFFSATMPHDIKKLADSLLTNPVRVEVNPVSSTAEMIEQSVMFVDKSKKRDLLRTLLKDKAFQRVIVFTRTKHGANRVVETLQKNQIPAEAIHGNKSQNARQRALENLREGRIRVLVATDIAARGIDIDNITHVINFELPHETESYVHRIGRTARAGQQGQAIAFCDAEEKSFLREIEKLIGKSIPVIKDQPYHSEDVEKAAVMSKGKAKAIIEGRGEREGGGGGKIQKRRRFNPRKKAPTFEKSAKKK; translated from the coding sequence ATGCAGACTACGAAATTTACTGATCTTCCTTTGATTGAGCCTCTTCAAAAAGCTGTTGCAGAATCTGGTTATACAAACCCAACTCCGATTCAGATCCAATCCATTCCCCACTTGTTGGAGGGACGCGATCTTTTGGGTTCTGCGCAGACAGGAACTGGCAAGACGGCAGCCTTTGCGTTGCCGATGCTTCAAACTCTTTACAAAAATCACCGTCGCCCGGAACCGAAACATCCGCGCGCTTTGATTCTTTCACCAACACGTGAATTGGCGATTCAAATTCACGAAAGCTTCAAAACTTACGGCAAGCACATTCGCATGCGCTATTCTGTGATTTTTGGTGGCGTGAACCAAGGTCCACAAACGAAAGAACTCGCAGCAGGTGTTGATGTCTTGATCGCGACGCCGGGTCGTTTGTTGGATTTGATCCAACAAAAATACGTGCACTTGAACAAACTTGAAGTTTTCGTTTTAGACGAAGCGGATCGTATGTTGGATATGGGCTTCTTGCCCGATATCCGCAAAATCGTGCAATTGCTTCCAGCACAACGTCAGAATTTGTTTTTCTCTGCGACGATGCCCCACGATATCAAGAAACTTGCGGACTCGTTGTTAACAAATCCTGTGCGTGTTGAAGTCAATCCAGTTTCTTCAACGGCCGAAATGATCGAACAATCCGTGATGTTCGTTGATAAGAGCAAAAAACGCGATTTATTGCGCACGCTTTTGAAAGACAAAGCGTTCCAACGCGTGATCGTGTTCACTCGTACAAAGCATGGTGCGAACCGTGTCGTTGAAACTCTTCAAAAGAATCAAATTCCTGCGGAAGCAATTCACGGCAACAAATCTCAAAACGCACGTCAACGTGCTTTAGAAAATTTGCGTGAAGGCCGTATCCGCGTGCTGGTCGCTACTGATATCGCTGCTCGTGGTATCGACATCGATAACATCACGCACGTAATTAACTTTGAACTTCCTCACGAAACAGAAAGCTACGTGCACCGTATCGGTCGTACAGCTCGCGCGGGTCAACAAGGCCAAGCGATCGCGTTCTGTGATGCAGAAGAAAAATCTTTCCTTCGCGAAATCGAAAAGCTTATCGGCAAATCGATTCCTGTGATTAAAGATCAGCCCTACCACTCTGAAGATGTGGAAAAAGCGGCGGTCATGTCTAAAGGTAAAGCGAAAGCGATCATCGAAGGTCGTGGCGAGCGTGAAGGTGGTGGCGGTGGTAAAATCCAAAAACGTCGCAGATTCAATCCGCGTAAAAAAGCTCCAACATTCGAAAAGAGTGCTAAGAAAAAATGA
- a CDS encoding TIGR00730 family Rossman fold protein produces MAIKRICVYCASSTGTNPNFAKVAKELGHLLAQKNIELVYGGANVGIMGILADAVMEKGGKVIGVMPQKLVDIEKAHKNLPDLRIVNDMHERKATMAALADAFIALPGGFGTLEELFEVLTWAQIGYHQKPIAIIDVDGFYSHLQQFVDHATAVGLVKPETAKGFELSFSASEGLAKLLKET; encoded by the coding sequence ATGGCGATCAAAAGAATCTGTGTGTATTGCGCTTCCAGCACTGGTACCAATCCTAACTTCGCAAAAGTCGCAAAAGAACTAGGCCACTTGCTTGCACAGAAAAATATTGAACTTGTCTATGGTGGAGCGAATGTTGGCATCATGGGCATTCTGGCGGATGCGGTGATGGAAAAAGGCGGCAAAGTCATTGGGGTGATGCCACAGAAATTAGTCGACATTGAAAAGGCTCACAAAAATCTTCCTGATCTTCGAATCGTCAACGACATGCACGAAAGAAAAGCGACAATGGCAGCATTAGCTGACGCCTTTATCGCCTTGCCCGGAGGCTTCGGTACTCTGGAAGAATTGTTCGAAGTTCTGACGTGGGCCCAAATCGGTTATCACCAAAAGCCTATTGCTATCATTGATGTCGATGGCTTCTATTCGCACCTGCAACAATTCGTGGATCATGCAACGGCAGTCGGTTTAGTAAAACCCGAAACGGCCAAGGGTTTTGAGCTCAGTTTTTCAGCATCTGAAGGCTTAGCTAAACTTTTAAAAGAAACCTAA
- a CDS encoding CapA family protein: MKHGQFLFALLLAPLWASADSSSKDISFSTKCDTRNDIATVSFVGDVLIHKPLYEIVVNDTKKFSQIWKRTNPLIQKADLSLANLEGPAAMGIDRKGRDHGDIGFVYDGEVYSGTNMLFNYHPQILKDLKDSGYDLLTVANNHSLDRGSMGIDKTLQAARAIGLPTVGTRLSSERNADFYQIAKVKGLNVAVVGCTEMTNGSFDSKDQILNCYKDGRAVQIVKDLAARSDVDAVIVFPHWGQEYQPLPDSSQVVFAHRFLEAGAVAVVGSHPHVVQPWEKYVTQDGRETLVVYSLGNFVAAQKDVERKTGPIVYLGLSKEGSQKAKVFGVAYTPTFRVSAELFPVGKDGNKDVLAYAAKNFGTVNRLEPSSNLLEKICK; encoded by the coding sequence ATGAAGCACGGACAGTTTCTTTTTGCGTTACTGCTTGCACCGCTATGGGCGTCGGCTGACAGTTCGTCTAAAGACATTAGTTTTTCAACAAAGTGTGATACCCGCAATGATATTGCGACGGTTTCGTTTGTTGGCGATGTGCTGATTCATAAGCCACTGTATGAAATCGTGGTGAATGATACTAAAAAATTCTCTCAAATCTGGAAGCGCACTAATCCATTGATTCAAAAAGCGGACTTGTCACTTGCGAATTTAGAGGGGCCCGCTGCGATGGGCATTGATCGCAAGGGTCGCGATCATGGCGACATCGGCTTTGTCTATGACGGCGAAGTCTATTCTGGCACGAACATGTTGTTCAATTATCACCCACAAATTTTAAAAGACCTGAAGGACTCTGGTTACGATCTGCTAACTGTCGCGAATAATCACAGTTTGGATCGTGGCTCGATGGGTATTGATAAAACTCTTCAAGCGGCTCGAGCTATTGGTTTGCCAACTGTAGGCACTCGACTTTCTTCGGAACGTAATGCCGATTTTTATCAGATCGCAAAAGTAAAAGGTCTGAATGTGGCCGTTGTCGGTTGTACGGAAATGACGAATGGGAGTTTTGATTCCAAGGATCAGATTTTAAATTGTTATAAAGACGGGCGTGCGGTGCAAATCGTTAAGGATCTTGCGGCTCGCAGTGATGTTGATGCAGTGATTGTATTCCCGCATTGGGGGCAAGAATATCAACCGTTGCCAGATTCAAGTCAGGTCGTATTTGCCCATCGCTTTTTAGAAGCGGGAGCTGTTGCCGTTGTGGGTTCGCATCCTCATGTGGTGCAACCTTGGGAAAAGTATGTCACTCAGGATGGGCGTGAAACTTTAGTGGTTTACTCGCTGGGAAATTTCGTAGCCGCCCAAAAAGATGTTGAACGTAAAACCGGCCCGATTGTGTATTTGGGTTTAAGTAAAGAGGGAAGCCAGAAAGCCAAAGTTTTTGGTGTCGCTTATACGCCGACGTTCCGCGTTTCCGCTGAACTTTTTCCAGTAGGAAAAGATGGCAACAAGGACGTCTTGGCCTATGCCGCGAAAAACTTCGGAACTGTCAATCGTTTAGAGCCTTCTTCAAATCTTCTAGAAAAAATCTGCAAATAA
- a CDS encoding methyltransferase — MSSINPHFTFNYSQPEEYRFSHDSVFLARRVFELLKPSELDGMRGLDLCSGCGIIGLDFLFHCQKEWQRTPQIFDFLEVQNVYLPHFMENKSRLGSVACDLNFVNENYECLSAPEFAQRYDLILCNPPYFFADKGSLSPSEFKNRCRFFIDSGFKELLFAIANSLSARGQAYLLLRDLSEHGWNSLKECEKILQGKALVERLGDIRGTHFVRLIPA, encoded by the coding sequence ATGTCATCAATCAATCCGCATTTCACATTCAATTACTCGCAACCGGAAGAATACCGATTTTCTCACGATTCGGTATTTTTGGCGCGTCGGGTGTTTGAGTTATTAAAGCCTTCTGAGCTTGACGGAATGCGCGGATTAGATTTGTGTTCTGGATGTGGCATCATCGGTTTAGATTTCTTGTTTCACTGTCAGAAAGAATGGCAACGAACACCGCAGATTTTTGATTTCTTAGAAGTGCAAAATGTTTATTTGCCTCACTTCATGGAAAATAAATCACGCCTAGGATCAGTTGCTTGTGATCTGAATTTTGTGAATGAAAATTATGAGTGTTTAAGTGCTCCGGAATTTGCGCAAAGATATGACTTGATCTTATGCAATCCGCCTTATTTTTTCGCGGATAAGGGGAGCTTGTCTCCTTCGGAATTCAAAAATCGTTGTCGCTTTTTTATCGATTCTGGTTTTAAAGAATTACTGTTTGCGATTGCCAATAGTTTGTCGGCGCGCGGGCAGGCCTATTTACTTCTTCGTGATCTCTCGGAACACGGTTGGAATTCCCTCAAAGAGTGTGAAAAAATTTTGCAAGGCAAAGCGCTTGTGGAACGCCTGGGTGATATTCGTGGGACCCATTTCGTTCGCCTCATTCCTGCATAA
- a CDS encoding cytochrome b562, translated as MKLLLYVLLTFAPIASMACPLGAKDDHLTIQRVMINFGKYVGQADHIALLGAKYPNETVTDADIQDAITKIGLAMSCAQAVVDNPTGDMLPGKAMFLEGDELKEYVEDFVYFMAEFKDQLAHYQASFQAMLATKAADRKWDPLYEESEKLNDFIDHAHRKTSVNANTKLMSAQVAAFDVQTGSLKQNMKAAEKNLKAIAASINDSSKNEANAALAYDAALYFRATYDQVPENISDLPSSQQAAAMQGYQAEIRKVVEACVNLQKALLAGDTATATQLLKDLSHLKDTGHDEYNH; from the coding sequence ATGAAACTTCTTTTATACGTACTTTTGACTTTTGCTCCTATCGCTTCAATGGCTTGCCCATTGGGTGCTAAAGATGACCATTTGACGATTCAACGTGTGATGATCAACTTCGGCAAATATGTTGGCCAAGCTGATCACATTGCATTGTTGGGCGCAAAATATCCAAATGAAACTGTGACGGATGCGGATATCCAAGATGCGATCACTAAAATCGGTCTTGCAATGTCTTGCGCTCAAGCGGTTGTTGATAATCCAACAGGTGATATGCTTCCTGGTAAAGCCATGTTCTTAGAAGGTGACGAGCTTAAAGAATACGTTGAAGACTTCGTGTACTTCATGGCTGAATTCAAAGACCAGTTGGCTCACTACCAAGCAAGTTTCCAAGCGATGCTTGCGACTAAAGCTGCTGACAGAAAATGGGATCCTTTGTATGAAGAAAGCGAAAAGTTAAACGACTTCATCGATCACGCTCACCGTAAGACTTCTGTTAATGCCAATACGAAGTTGATGTCGGCTCAAGTAGCAGCGTTCGACGTACAAACTGGCAGCTTGAAGCAAAACATGAAGGCGGCAGAGAAGAATTTGAAAGCTATCGCAGCTTCAATCAATGATTCTTCTAAAAACGAAGCCAACGCGGCTTTGGCTTACGATGCGGCTTTGTATTTCCGTGCCACTTACGATCAAGTTCCTGAAAATATCAGTGATCTTCCAAGCAGCCAACAAGCGGCAGCGATGCAAGGCTACCAAGCAGAGATTCGCAAAGTTGTTGAAGCTTGCGTCAACTTGCAAAAAGCACTGTTGGCGGGCGACACAGCGACTGCAACCCAACTTCTTAAAGATTTGTCTCATCTAAAAGATACAGGTCATGATGAGTACAATCACTAG